A window of Candidatus Palauibacter soopunensis contains these coding sequences:
- a CDS encoding Na+/H+ antiporter NhaC family protein produces MEHFGVVSLIPTAVVLAVAVWTRRPVESLIIGALVGFVILAPGDPLTAFTDGMVAVMRNETVGWIILVCALFGSLITLLVRVGAAARFGDAASARIRTRGGSLAATWLLGLAVFIDDYLNVLAVSSSVKRFTDRHRVSREMLAYVVDSTAAPVCILVPISTWAAYFSGLLEETGCAASGRGLSLYIDAIPFMLYAWLAVALALLVGTGLVPAVGPMRKAERRARETGQVVPPGLEEAKLEGETDPRAAERARPWHFIVPVVTLVAATWILDLDILKGVVVALGLTLAIVVGTRLLPVRAALDTTMAGVLTMIVPLATVFGGFLLKEVNDGLGLTAYLIETVEPLMTPQLLPAITFLTMSLVAFATASFWGIFAVAVPIVLPLADSVGAQMPLVIGALISASAFGSHTCFYGDSTVLAARGSGCGVVEHALTQLPYALFAAGLAAAGFLVLA; encoded by the coding sequence CTGGAGCATTTTGGCGTCGTAAGCCTGATACCGACGGCCGTCGTACTCGCCGTTGCGGTCTGGACGCGCCGGCCCGTGGAATCCCTCATCATCGGGGCGCTCGTCGGGTTCGTGATCCTCGCGCCCGGCGATCCGCTCACCGCGTTCACGGACGGCATGGTCGCGGTCATGCGGAACGAGACCGTGGGCTGGATCATCCTCGTCTGCGCGCTTTTCGGCAGCCTCATCACGCTGCTCGTCCGGGTGGGCGCCGCGGCCCGTTTCGGCGACGCGGCGTCGGCGCGCATCCGGACGCGCGGCGGCTCGCTGGCCGCGACGTGGCTCCTCGGCCTCGCCGTCTTCATCGACGACTACCTGAACGTCCTCGCGGTCAGCTCCTCCGTGAAGCGGTTCACCGACCGCCACCGCGTGTCGCGCGAGATGCTCGCCTACGTCGTGGACTCCACCGCCGCGCCCGTGTGCATCCTCGTACCGATCTCCACCTGGGCCGCCTACTTCTCCGGCCTGCTCGAGGAGACGGGGTGCGCGGCATCGGGCCGCGGCCTATCGCTCTACATCGATGCGATCCCGTTCATGCTCTACGCGTGGCTCGCGGTGGCGCTGGCGCTCCTCGTCGGAACCGGCCTCGTCCCCGCCGTCGGCCCCATGCGCAAGGCCGAGCGTCGCGCACGGGAGACGGGCCAAGTGGTGCCTCCGGGCCTGGAGGAGGCGAAGCTCGAAGGCGAGACCGATCCGCGCGCCGCCGAGCGCGCGCGCCCGTGGCACTTCATCGTCCCGGTCGTCACCCTCGTGGCCGCCACCTGGATCCTCGACCTCGACATCCTCAAGGGCGTCGTCGTGGCGCTCGGCCTCACCCTCGCCATCGTCGTGGGCACAAGGCTCCTCCCGGTGCGCGCCGCGCTCGACACCACCATGGCCGGCGTGCTCACGATGATCGTCCCCCTGGCGACCGTGTTCGGCGGCTTCCTCCTCAAGGAGGTGAACGACGGACTCGGCCTCACCGCCTACCTCATCGAGACCGTCGAACCCCTGATGACGCCGCAACTGCTCCCCGCCATCACCTTCCTCACGATGTCGCTCGTCGCCTTCGCCACCGCGTCGTTCTGGGGCATCTTCGCCGTGGCCGTCCCGATCGTGCTCCCGCTCGCCGATTCGGTGGGGGCGCAAATGCCCCTCGTGATCGGCGCCCTCATCTCCGCCAGCGCCTTCGGCAGCCACACCTGCTTCTACGGCGACTCGACCGTCCTCGCAGCCCGCGGCAGCGGCTGCGGCGTCGTCGAGCACGCCCTGACGCAACTCCCCTACGCCCTCTTCGCCGCGGGACTGGCCGCCGCCGGCTTTCTCGTGTTGGCTTGA
- a CDS encoding MOSC domain-containing protein: MSAHPAMDEAAATRGMVVGRVVGLYRYPVKSMGGERLEAARIMPRGMEGDRAGALVDRETGRVVSAKRPRRWGAVYGLSASFERENGAASIHVRFEDGTTLSSAGRERLEARLSALLGREVAFATEAEGTSTCEYHWPDMEGLVQDGRTYRDEITEWELPPGTFFDSSGLHALTTTSLDHLRGLVPGSDFHVSRFRPNLVIEPVAGARGFVENDWVGGTLDIGGARLRVTKPCMRCVMVTLPLGDLPKDPQVLRAAFDHNEGNVGVKCEVAGPGAVQVGDEVRLG; the protein is encoded by the coding sequence GTGAGCGCCCACCCGGCCATGGACGAAGCGGCGGCTACTCGGGGCATGGTGGTGGGGCGCGTCGTGGGCCTGTACCGCTACCCCGTGAAGTCGATGGGCGGAGAACGCCTCGAGGCCGCCCGAATCATGCCGCGCGGGATGGAGGGCGACCGGGCCGGCGCGCTGGTGGATCGCGAGACCGGGCGCGTGGTGAGCGCGAAGCGGCCACGGCGGTGGGGGGCCGTCTACGGCCTTTCCGCGAGCTTCGAGCGGGAGAACGGGGCCGCGTCGATCCACGTCCGGTTCGAAGACGGCACGACGCTGTCGAGCGCGGGGCGCGAACGGCTGGAGGCCCGCCTGAGCGCGCTTCTGGGCCGGGAGGTCGCGTTCGCTACGGAGGCGGAGGGGACGTCGACGTGCGAGTACCACTGGCCGGACATGGAGGGACTCGTCCAGGACGGGCGGACGTACCGCGACGAGATCACGGAGTGGGAACTGCCGCCCGGGACGTTCTTCGACAGTTCCGGCCTCCACGCCCTGACGACGACGAGCCTCGACCACCTGCGGGGACTCGTCCCCGGGAGCGATTTCCATGTGAGCCGCTTCCGGCCCAACCTCGTGATCGAACCCGTCGCGGGGGCGCGGGGCTTCGTCGAGAACGACTGGGTGGGCGGCACACTCGACATCGGCGGGGCGCGCCTGCGGGTGACGAAGCCCTGCATGCGCTGCGTCATGGTCACGCTCCCGCTGGGAGATCTCCCGAAGGATCCGCAGGTGCTGCGCGCCGCCTTCGACCACAACGAGGGGAACGTCGGCGTGAAGTGCGAGGTGGCCGGGCCGGGCGCCGTACAAGTCGGCGACGAGGTTCGCCTCGGCTAG
- a CDS encoding M14 family zinc carboxypeptidase yields the protein MLSTLALAALMQAPAVTQELAPGTRYDPDIPTLEEVAGHGFRDVVTPPDDVIRYMEALAAAAPERTHLIQYAESWEGRPLVVLVIGSAERMARLEEIKAGIARLADPRGLSDEEAEALLAELPVVTALMHGIHGDEISSSGAAMAEAYHLLAATGDPDVDLILSESLVLIDPMENPDGRNRFVYQNSVAHARWPDEARVSAEHDPPWPGGRGNHYLFDLNRDLFIQSQVETRGKVDIFLEFRPHIVADLHEMGGDATYFFPPTAPPSNPWFGERQVALMDVFGEAIAARFDERGFAYFNREVYDLFYPGYVDMWPMGYGALGMTYEQASAGGLKLRQSDDDLLTYGDGVLHHFTAGIETALTSARNRDRILRDYLAYLREGIALGERGPAEIVLHSAHDPGMAERLGLMLVENGIEVFRASGPVTAGDRTLSAGSSFVVPLDQPGHRFIHNLLDAHVPMEEEFVRRQIERRANRQPDEIYDLTAWSQPFLWDVEAIETAATGARGAALTASDAAARPEVAGDAGGGDGGIEPADPLPEALVGYLVPWGTNGAAAVAEALREGLRVRAAGAEFTLDGRRFGVGTAILRAAENGEDLRQRLAGIAARHRAEVVPIGDAYVREGMSLGSRRVRALREPRVLLVYDAPGGSYSVGWARYVLERRYGQRTTAVRASSLGRARLADYDVIVFPSGNYGGAVGEGLRDRLQAWMRDGGTLITMAESSRWAARTGLLATEAERRGGRAEGDDPPEPDTPEQPIEYLDAISPEDESPEGVPGAILRTLFDTEHWLAAGTDGEIGVLVSGSRVFRPITLDEGTNVGRYAALEDLVLSGIVWEESRPQLASKAFLIHQPVGRGQLVAFAEDPNYRAYAEATQLLFMNAVLLGPGR from the coding sequence GTGCTATCCACGCTCGCGCTCGCCGCGCTGATGCAGGCGCCCGCCGTGACGCAGGAACTCGCGCCCGGAACGCGCTATGACCCCGACATCCCGACGCTCGAAGAAGTGGCCGGACACGGCTTCCGCGACGTCGTCACGCCGCCGGACGACGTGATCCGCTACATGGAGGCGCTCGCCGCGGCGGCGCCGGAGCGGACGCATTTGATCCAATACGCGGAGAGCTGGGAGGGACGACCGCTCGTCGTCCTCGTCATCGGTTCGGCCGAGCGCATGGCGCGGCTCGAGGAAATCAAGGCCGGGATCGCGCGGCTCGCCGATCCCCGCGGCCTCTCCGACGAGGAGGCGGAGGCGCTGCTGGCCGAGCTTCCGGTCGTCACCGCGCTGATGCACGGGATTCACGGCGACGAGATCAGTTCGAGCGGCGCCGCGATGGCCGAAGCCTACCACCTGCTCGCGGCGACGGGGGACCCCGACGTCGATCTCATCCTCTCGGAGTCGCTCGTCCTCATCGATCCCATGGAGAACCCGGACGGGCGGAACCGCTTCGTGTACCAGAACTCCGTCGCGCACGCGCGCTGGCCGGACGAAGCCCGGGTCTCCGCCGAGCACGACCCGCCGTGGCCGGGCGGCCGCGGGAACCACTACCTGTTCGACCTCAACCGGGACCTCTTCATCCAGAGCCAGGTCGAGACCCGCGGGAAGGTGGACATCTTCCTCGAGTTCCGGCCCCACATCGTGGCGGACCTGCACGAGATGGGAGGGGACGCGACCTACTTCTTCCCGCCGACGGCGCCGCCCTCCAACCCCTGGTTCGGGGAGCGGCAGGTCGCGCTCATGGACGTGTTCGGGGAGGCGATCGCGGCGCGCTTCGACGAACGCGGGTTCGCGTACTTCAACCGGGAGGTGTACGACCTCTTCTATCCGGGCTACGTGGACATGTGGCCGATGGGCTACGGCGCGCTCGGGATGACGTACGAGCAGGCGAGCGCGGGGGGCCTCAAGCTGCGGCAGTCGGACGACGACCTGCTCACGTACGGCGACGGCGTGCTGCACCACTTCACGGCGGGGATCGAGACCGCGCTCACGTCTGCCCGGAACCGGGACCGGATCCTGCGCGACTACCTGGCGTACCTGCGCGAGGGGATCGCGCTCGGGGAGCGGGGGCCGGCCGAGATCGTGCTGCACTCGGCGCACGACCCGGGGATGGCGGAGCGGCTCGGCCTCATGCTCGTCGAGAACGGGATCGAGGTGTTTCGCGCCTCCGGTCCGGTGACGGCCGGCGACCGGACGCTGTCCGCGGGTTCGAGCTTCGTCGTGCCGCTCGACCAGCCCGGGCACCGCTTCATCCACAACCTGCTCGACGCGCACGTGCCGATGGAGGAGGAGTTCGTGCGGCGGCAGATCGAACGCCGCGCGAACCGGCAGCCGGACGAGATCTACGACCTGACCGCGTGGAGCCAGCCGTTCCTGTGGGACGTGGAGGCGATCGAGACGGCCGCGACGGGGGCTCGCGGCGCGGCGCTGACCGCGAGCGACGCGGCCGCGCGCCCGGAGGTGGCCGGGGACGCGGGCGGAGGCGACGGCGGGATCGAGCCCGCGGACCCGCTGCCCGAGGCGCTCGTCGGTTACCTGGTCCCGTGGGGCACGAACGGGGCCGCGGCGGTCGCCGAGGCGCTGCGCGAGGGCCTCCGGGTGCGGGCCGCCGGTGCGGAGTTCACGCTGGACGGCCGCCGCTTCGGCGTCGGCACCGCGATCCTCCGGGCGGCCGAGAACGGCGAGGATCTGCGCCAGCGCCTGGCCGGCATCGCCGCCCGGCACCGCGCCGAGGTCGTGCCCATCGGCGACGCATACGTGCGCGAGGGGATGTCGCTCGGCAGCCGCCGCGTCCGGGCGCTGCGCGAGCCGCGCGTGCTCCTCGTCTACGATGCCCCGGGCGGGAGCTATTCCGTGGGCTGGGCGCGCTACGTCCTCGAGCGGCGCTACGGCCAGCGCACGACGGCCGTGCGGGCATCCAGCCTCGGCCGGGCGCGGCTGGCCGACTACGACGTCATCGTCTTCCCGAGCGGCAACTACGGCGGCGCCGTGGGCGAAGGGCTGCGGGACCGCCTCCAGGCGTGGATGCGCGACGGCGGCACGCTCATCACGATGGCGGAGTCCTCGCGCTGGGCCGCGCGGACGGGACTCCTCGCCACCGAGGCCGAGCGCCGGGGCGGCCGCGCCGAGGGCGACGACCCGCCCGAGCCCGACACCCCCGAACAACCCATCGAATACCTCGATGCGATCTCGCCCGAAGACGAATCGCCGGAGGGCGTGCCCGGCGCGATCCTGCGCACGCTGTTCGACACGGAGCACTGGCTCGCCGCGGGCACGGATGGCGAGATCGGCGTCCTCGTCTCGGGCTCACGCGTCTTCCGTCCGATCACGCTCGACGAAGGCACGAACGTGGGACGCTACGCGGCGCTGGAGGATCTCGTCCTGAGCGGGATCGTGTGGGAGGAGTCGCGCCCACAACTCGCGAGCAAGGCTTTCCTCATCCACCAGCCGGTGGGAAGAGGACAACTGGTGGCCTTCGCCGAAGACCCGAACTACCGCGCCTATGCCGAGGCGACGCAGCTCCTGTTCATGAACGCCGTCCTCCTCGGCCCCGGCCGCTAG
- a CDS encoding S9 family peptidase: protein MYRAARFASASLLLLLFVGLAPVSAQNGNGMKSLSLDMYMDWERVSNPQISPDGRHVVYTRGWIDQINDRWESTLYIMNADGTRKRELIDGSGAIWSPDGTRIAFTASGEPEGSQIFVRWMDAEGATTQITRLEHSPGSLRWSPDGTHIAFSMLVEDEESWPIDLPSRPDGAKWTEGPKIVTRMDYRQDRRGYVDQGHSHVFVVPADGGTPRQLTDGMWNHGNPQWSADGSEIYFSSLREEDSEYNWRESEIYAVNVASGAIRQLTTRRGPDGGAYPSPDGSLVAYSGQPWNDDTYRNSHIYLMNPDGSGVRQISGDFDRGLRGSPQLMWAPDGSGVYFNVNREGTRHLHFASVDGGVTQVTTGNHLLSLSSFTDDGDAVGTLTTPHGPGDVISFDLDDGGNLMQLTHVNDDVLAGVTLGEVEEIWYKSVNDWDIQGWIVKPPDFDPSKKYPLILSIHGGPHGMYNTGFNFGWQEHAANGYVVVYTNPRGSSGYGTDFGNAIKNAYPSQDFDDLMAGVDEVVARGYVDEDNMFVYGCSGGGVLTSWVVGHTDRFRAASANCPVTNWLSFVGTTDGPGWYRNFEHFPWDDPSEHLRRSPLMYVGNVTTPTMLMTGEMDLRTPMPQTEEYYQALKMERVPTAMIRFRNEWHGTSSTPSNFLRTQLFLRSWFERFGTHDDGDTRAVSDAGGS from the coding sequence ATGTATCGCGCCGCCCGCTTCGCTTCAGCGAGCCTGCTTCTTCTCCTCTTCGTCGGCCTGGCGCCGGTCTCGGCCCAGAACGGCAACGGGATGAAGTCCCTTTCCCTCGACATGTACATGGATTGGGAACGGGTCTCCAATCCCCAGATCTCCCCGGACGGCCGCCACGTGGTCTACACGCGCGGCTGGATCGACCAGATCAACGACCGCTGGGAGTCCACCCTCTACATCATGAACGCCGACGGCACCCGCAAACGGGAGCTGATCGACGGGTCCGGCGCGATCTGGTCGCCGGACGGCACGCGCATCGCCTTCACGGCGTCGGGCGAGCCGGAGGGCTCGCAGATCTTCGTGCGCTGGATGGATGCCGAGGGTGCGACGACCCAGATTACGCGGCTGGAGCACTCGCCCGGCAGCCTTCGCTGGTCCCCGGATGGCACGCACATCGCGTTCAGCATGCTCGTTGAGGACGAGGAGAGCTGGCCGATCGACCTGCCGAGCCGCCCGGACGGCGCGAAGTGGACGGAAGGCCCGAAGATCGTCACCCGGATGGACTATCGTCAGGACCGTCGCGGGTACGTCGACCAGGGCCACTCCCACGTCTTCGTGGTCCCGGCCGACGGCGGCACGCCGCGCCAGCTCACCGACGGCATGTGGAACCACGGCAACCCCCAGTGGAGCGCGGACGGGAGCGAGATCTACTTCTCCTCGCTGCGGGAGGAGGACTCCGAGTACAACTGGCGCGAGTCCGAGATCTACGCGGTGAACGTCGCCTCGGGCGCAATCCGGCAGCTCACGACGCGGCGCGGGCCGGACGGGGGCGCCTATCCCTCGCCCGACGGCAGCCTCGTCGCCTATTCGGGACAGCCCTGGAACGATGACACGTACCGGAACTCCCACATCTACCTGATGAACCCGGACGGCTCGGGCGTGCGGCAGATCTCGGGCGACTTCGACCGCGGCCTGCGGGGGAGCCCGCAGCTGATGTGGGCCCCGGACGGGAGCGGCGTCTACTTCAACGTGAACCGTGAAGGGACGCGGCACCTCCACTTCGCGTCGGTCGACGGGGGCGTGACGCAGGTCACGACCGGCAATCACCTTCTCAGCCTCAGCTCCTTCACGGACGACGGGGATGCGGTGGGTACGCTGACCACGCCGCACGGCCCAGGCGACGTCATCTCATTCGATCTCGACGATGGCGGCAACCTCATGCAGCTCACGCACGTGAACGACGACGTGCTGGCCGGGGTCACGCTCGGCGAGGTCGAGGAGATCTGGTACAAGTCGGTGAACGACTGGGACATCCAGGGCTGGATCGTGAAGCCGCCCGACTTCGACCCGTCGAAGAAGTACCCGCTCATCCTGTCGATCCACGGCGGACCGCACGGGATGTACAACACCGGGTTCAACTTCGGCTGGCAGGAGCACGCCGCGAACGGCTACGTCGTCGTGTACACCAACCCGCGCGGCAGCTCCGGGTACGGGACGGACTTCGGAAACGCGATCAAGAACGCCTATCCGTCGCAGGACTTCGACGACCTGATGGCGGGCGTCGACGAGGTCGTGGCGCGCGGATACGTCGACGAGGACAACATGTTCGTGTACGGCTGCTCCGGCGGCGGCGTGCTCACCTCGTGGGTCGTCGGCCACACGGACCGCTTCCGGGCCGCTTCGGCGAACTGCCCGGTCACGAACTGGCTCTCGTTTGTGGGAACGACGGACGGGCCCGGCTGGTACCGCAACTTCGAGCACTTCCCGTGGGACGACCCCTCCGAGCACCTGCGCCGCTCGCCGCTCATGTACGTGGGCAACGTGACGACGCCGACCATGCTCATGACGGGGGAGATGGATCTGCGCACGCCGATGCCGCAGACGGAGGAGTACTACCAGGCGCTCAAGATGGAGCGGGTGCCGACGGCGATGATTCGCTTCCGCAACGAGTGGCACGGGACGAGCAGCACGCCGTCGAACTTCCTGCGCACGCAGCTCTTCCTGCGCAGCTGGTTCGAGCGCTTCGGGACGCACGACGACGGCGACACACGCGCCGTATCGGACGCCGGCGGTTCCTGA
- a CDS encoding choice-of-anchor B family protein gives MNRRTLFFAGPALAAGLALAAPQVAGAQQFGGALAVSGDQVLVGEAGNGTMSGIVWVYGRTASGWAETGQVTVSDETRVPDGFGRAIAVRGGWLWAGAPLEADGAGAVYVFRSDGTGGWGQVARLEAPEGARAFGSAIALTEGVAIVSSPAADDGRGAVFSYAVGPDGAASPGAALRRTEGVATEGFGATVALDGETLLVGTRESGDAPPVVFAFEREGSAWTATGTLEAPSLQERSGFGASLAVRDGFALVGAPTLRESGGAVFAFSRGAGGWAMEARLGPLLPEPNAQFGSSLGFDGDDILIGAAGSAMGAGTLYAYRRDAEGQWREASILLRSPLGERSGFAGAAARSGDHLVIGATGLDSGAGAAVVYERSSAGSWEDGGILVNDYRGFPAIAGEEIECTEGQADVFECRDVNITAFMPIKDLGGTRATRVNDIWGWTDPETGREIAIVGRTDGTSFVDVSDPYHPRFLGDLPATEGSRHMIWRDIKVYRDHAYIVADAALEHGVQVFDLRQLRDVGAEPVTFEETFLYDGIHSAHNIVINEETGFAYAVGNSGGGETCGGGLHMIDLEDPAQPVFAGCFAQEGTGRRGTGYVHDAQCVIYRGPDAEHAGKEICLGSNETAFNIADVSDKDAPVGLATIDYPNVAYAHQGWLTDDHRYFYMNDEGDEPQGLVEGTRTLVWDVTDLDDPILVTEYIAETTATDHNLYIVGDLMYQSNYSAGFRVLDISDPENPVEIGFFDTSPYQGGASWSNYPYFASGTIAVTGTGDGLFLLKNMARPRLVP, from the coding sequence ATGAATCGGCGAACCCTTTTCTTCGCGGGTCCTGCTTTGGCGGCGGGTCTGGCGCTGGCGGCGCCCCAGGTCGCGGGCGCGCAGCAGTTCGGCGGCGCGCTGGCCGTGAGCGGCGACCAGGTGCTGGTCGGCGAAGCGGGCAACGGCACGATGTCGGGAATCGTGTGGGTCTACGGCCGGACGGCCTCGGGCTGGGCCGAGACGGGGCAAGTGACGGTTTCCGACGAGACGCGGGTCCCGGACGGGTTCGGACGGGCCATCGCCGTGCGGGGAGGCTGGCTGTGGGCGGGCGCGCCGCTCGAAGCGGACGGGGCCGGCGCGGTCTACGTGTTCCGATCCGACGGGACGGGCGGCTGGGGGCAGGTGGCCCGGCTCGAGGCGCCGGAGGGCGCGCGGGCGTTCGGGAGCGCGATCGCGCTGACCGAGGGCGTCGCGATCGTGTCTTCCCCCGCGGCGGATGACGGACGGGGGGCGGTGTTCTCGTACGCCGTGGGCCCCGACGGGGCCGCGTCGCCGGGTGCGGCGTTGCGGCGGACGGAGGGCGTGGCCACCGAGGGGTTCGGTGCGACGGTGGCCCTCGATGGCGAGACGCTGCTCGTCGGCACGCGGGAGTCCGGTGATGCGCCACCCGTCGTGTTCGCGTTCGAGCGCGAGGGTTCGGCGTGGACGGCGACCGGGACTCTCGAAGCGCCGTCGCTCCAGGAGCGCAGCGGATTCGGCGCCTCGCTCGCCGTGCGCGACGGCTTCGCGCTGGTCGGCGCCCCGACCCTCAGGGAGAGCGGCGGGGCGGTCTTCGCCTTCTCGCGCGGAGCCGGGGGCTGGGCGATGGAGGCGCGCCTCGGCCCGCTCCTGCCCGAACCCAACGCTCAGTTCGGGTCTTCTCTTGGCTTCGACGGCGACGACATCCTCATCGGGGCTGCGGGCAGCGCCATGGGCGCCGGCACCCTGTACGCCTACCGGCGCGATGCCGAGGGGCAGTGGCGCGAGGCTTCCATCCTTCTTCGCTCCCCGCTAGGCGAGCGCTCCGGCTTCGCCGGCGCGGCCGCGCGATCCGGCGATCACCTCGTCATCGGCGCGACGGGGCTCGACTCCGGCGCCGGCGCCGCCGTCGTCTACGAACGATCCAGTGCCGGCTCGTGGGAGGACGGCGGTATCCTCGTCAACGACTACCGCGGCTTCCCCGCCATCGCCGGCGAGGAGATCGAGTGCACCGAGGGGCAGGCGGATGTCTTCGAGTGCCGGGACGTGAACATCACCGCATTCATGCCGATCAAGGACCTCGGCGGCACCCGCGCCACGCGCGTCAACGACATCTGGGGCTGGACCGACCCGGAGACGGGTCGCGAAATCGCGATCGTCGGGCGTACGGACGGCACGTCCTTCGTCGACGTCAGCGACCCCTACCACCCCCGCTTCCTCGGCGACCTGCCCGCCACGGAGGGCTCGCGGCACATGATCTGGCGCGACATCAAGGTGTATCGCGACCACGCCTACATCGTCGCGGACGCGGCCCTCGAACACGGCGTGCAGGTGTTCGACCTGCGGCAATTGCGCGACGTGGGCGCGGAACCCGTGACGTTCGAGGAGACGTTCCTCTACGACGGGATCCACTCGGCTCACAACATCGTCATCAACGAGGAGACCGGCTTCGCCTATGCCGTCGGGAACAGCGGCGGAGGCGAGACCTGCGGCGGCGGCCTCCACATGATCGATCTCGAAGACCCGGCCCAACCCGTGTTCGCGGGCTGCTTCGCGCAGGAGGGGACGGGACGCCGGGGCACGGGCTACGTGCACGACGCGCAGTGCGTCATCTACCGCGGCCCCGACGCCGAGCACGCCGGCAAGGAGATCTGCCTCGGTTCGAACGAGACGGCGTTCAACATCGCGGACGTGAGCGACAAGGACGCGCCGGTCGGCCTCGCCACGATCGACTATCCGAACGTCGCCTACGCGCACCAGGGCTGGCTCACCGACGACCACCGCTACTTCTACATGAACGACGAGGGGGATGAACCCCAGGGTCTCGTGGAGGGGACGCGCACGCTGGTGTGGGATGTTACGGATCTCGACGACCCGATCCTCGTCACCGAATACATCGCGGAGACGACGGCCACCGACCACAACCTCTACATCGTCGGCGACCTCATGTACCAGTCGAACTATTCCGCGGGCTTCCGCGTCCTCGACATCTCGGACCCGGAGAACCCGGTCGAGATCGGCTTTTTCGACACCTCGCCGTACCAGGGCGGCGCGTCGTGGAGCAACTACCCCTACTTCGCGAGCGGGACGATCGCCGTGACGGGGACCGGGGACGGGCTCTTCCTGCTCAAGAACATGGCGAGACCCCGCCTCGTGCCGTGA
- a CDS encoding thiol-disulfide oxidoreductase DCC family protein: MPADPGFEGRPIVLFDGVCNLCAGAVRFIIRRDRSGRFRFASLQSDVGRRILAATQVDPPGPGEPPRSLVLFAGGKVYRSSTAALLILAGLGRAWPFVATLLVIPSPLRNFVYRFVARNRYRWFGKETACELPRSEEGWRFIDNLRRVP; the protein is encoded by the coding sequence GTGCCCGCCGATCCGGGCTTCGAAGGCCGCCCGATCGTCCTCTTCGACGGCGTCTGCAACCTGTGCGCGGGCGCCGTCCGCTTCATCATCCGTCGCGACCGGAGCGGCCGCTTCCGCTTCGCCTCGCTCCAGTCCGACGTGGGGCGCCGGATCCTCGCGGCGACCCAGGTAGACCCCCCCGGACCCGGCGAGCCGCCGCGGTCGCTGGTTCTGTTCGCGGGGGGAAAGGTCTACCGCAGCAGCACCGCCGCGCTGCTCATTCTGGCGGGGCTCGGGCGCGCCTGGCCGTTCGTCGCGACGCTCCTCGTCATCCCCTCCCCGCTTCGCAACTTCGTCTACCGCTTCGTAGCCCGGAACCGCTACCGCTGGTTCGGGAAGGAGACGGCCTGCGAACTGCCCCGGAGCGAGGAGGGTTGGCGGTTTATCGACAACCTGAGGCGCGTGCCCTGA